A stretch of Bradyrhizobium sp. AZCC 2262 DNA encodes these proteins:
- a CDS encoding DUF1150 family protein, giving the protein MSDVSVTFEPEKVSVEALAHLGEGHIAYVKQVRSEDVPGLFPQAPKIAPGLKLFALHAADGTPIMLTDSREAAVANAWSNELQAVSVH; this is encoded by the coding sequence ATGAGTGACGTGAGTGTGACCTTCGAACCCGAAAAAGTTTCCGTCGAGGCATTGGCCCATCTTGGTGAAGGCCACATCGCCTACGTGAAGCAGGTCCGTTCCGAGGATGTGCCGGGGCTGTTTCCGCAGGCGCCGAAAATCGCGCCAGGGCTGAAACTGTTCGCGCTGCATGCCGCCGACGGCACCCCGATCATGCTGACCGACAGCCGTGAAGCGGCGGTCGCCAACGCATGGAGCAATGAGCTTCAGGCCGTCAGCGTGCACTGA
- a CDS encoding Hsp20 family protein, which translates to MSRVPSLSSPFLLGFDEIERALDRVVKGADGYPPYNIERCDRANGQPERLRITLAVAGFTRDQLDVTIEENQLVIRGRQQDDKARQYIHRGIAARHFQRTFVLAEGMHVLGADLKNGLLSIDLARPEPERVVKTIAINEHE; encoded by the coding sequence ATGTCTCGTGTTCCTTCGTTATCCAGTCCGTTCCTGCTTGGGTTCGACGAAATCGAGCGTGCGCTCGATCGCGTCGTCAAAGGCGCCGACGGTTATCCTCCCTACAACATCGAGCGGTGTGACCGTGCCAACGGCCAACCCGAACGCCTGCGCATCACGTTGGCGGTGGCGGGTTTTACCCGCGACCAACTCGATGTGACCATTGAGGAAAACCAGCTCGTGATCCGGGGCCGCCAGCAGGACGACAAGGCCCGGCAATACATCCATCGCGGCATCGCCGCGCGCCACTTCCAGCGCACCTTCGTGCTGGCGGAGGGGATGCACGTGCTGGGCGCGGATCTGAAAAACGGGCTGTTGTCGATAGACCTTGCCAGGCCGGAGCCTGAAAGGGTCGTTAAGACAATTGCTATCAATGAGCACGAATAA
- a CDS encoding sn-glycerol-3-phosphate import ATP-binding protein UgpC, with product MANVTLRNVRKTYAGGFEAIKGIDFDVGDGQFCVLVGPSGCGKSTLLRMVAGLETITGGEIDIGGRVVNQIEPADRDIAMVFQNYALYPHMTVFNNMAYGLRNRGMAEPEIKTRVQEAARILELGAMLERKPRQLSGGQRQRVAMGRAIVRQPKVFLFDEPLSNLDAKLRIAMRVEIRKLQRRLSTTSIYVTHDQLEAMTLADILVVMNGGQVEQIGNPLDIYQKPATTFVASFIGAPPMNLMPLRSDELKSQLAGDSRISEAGILGIRPEDFVITNETVSGGVALGLTVEAIERVGAETFIYGTRQQEMQGVAATPGELPPGEVIVRIPGAVGPAIGERIRAVAASDRLHLFTADGRKRVGG from the coding sequence ATGGCCAACGTCACGCTCCGTAACGTCCGCAAGACCTATGCCGGTGGCTTCGAAGCCATCAAGGGCATCGATTTCGACGTCGGCGACGGCCAGTTCTGCGTGCTGGTCGGCCCCTCCGGCTGCGGCAAGTCCACGCTGCTGCGCATGGTCGCAGGCCTGGAGACCATCACCGGCGGCGAGATCGACATCGGCGGACGCGTCGTCAACCAGATCGAGCCGGCCGATCGCGATATCGCGATGGTGTTCCAGAACTATGCGCTCTACCCGCATATGACCGTCTTCAACAACATGGCCTACGGCCTGCGCAACCGCGGCATGGCCGAACCCGAGATCAAGACGCGCGTGCAGGAAGCCGCGCGCATTCTCGAACTAGGCGCCATGCTGGAGCGCAAGCCGCGGCAGTTGTCCGGCGGCCAGCGCCAGCGCGTGGCGATGGGCCGCGCCATCGTGCGGCAGCCAAAGGTGTTTCTGTTCGACGAACCGCTATCGAACCTCGATGCCAAGCTGCGCATCGCGATGCGGGTCGAGATCCGGAAATTGCAGCGCCGCCTCTCCACGACATCGATCTACGTCACCCATGATCAGCTCGAGGCGATGACGCTGGCCGATATTCTGGTGGTCATGAACGGCGGCCAGGTCGAGCAGATCGGCAATCCGCTCGATATCTACCAGAAGCCGGCGACCACCTTCGTCGCCTCCTTCATCGGCGCGCCGCCGATGAATCTGATGCCGTTGCGCTCCGATGAACTGAAATCGCAATTGGCCGGCGATAGCAGAATCAGCGAGGCCGGCATCCTCGGCATTCGCCCGGAGGATTTCGTCATCACGAACGAAACGGTTTCCGGCGGCGTGGCGCTCGGCCTCACGGTCGAGGCGATCGAGCGCGTCGGTGCCGAAACTTTTATCTACGGCACCAGGCAGCAGGAGATGCAGGGCGTCGCCGCCACCCCAGGTGAACTGCCGCCCGGCGAGGTGATCGTGCGGATTCCCGGCGCCGTTGGCCCGGCGATCGGTGAGCGAATCAGAGCCGTTGCCGCCAGCGACAGGCTGCATCTTTTTACCGCCGATGGCCGTAAGCGGGTCGGTGGATGA
- the ugpE gene encoding sn-glycerol-3-phosphate ABC transporter permease UgpE has protein sequence MVEHRPLSDIIAYTILTLGIFVVAFPVYLALIASTHDAATVVGGNMPLTPGGHMLDNYYRAIIVGGSRAIREPVGQMLMNSFISAIGIAIGKIFISILSAYAVVYFRFPFRKTAFWIIFVTLMLPVEVRIYPTYKVIADLKMLDTYAGLIMPLIASATGTLLFRQFFMTIPEELLEASRIDGAGPFRFFWDTLLPLSITTIAALFVIQFIYGWNQYLWPLLITTQDSMQTIVTGIKKMLYTTDELAEWQLAMATAILAMLPPVAVVVFMQRLFVRGLVETEK, from the coding sequence TCGTCGCCTTTCCGGTCTATCTGGCGCTTATCGCTTCCACCCATGACGCCGCCACCGTGGTCGGCGGCAACATGCCGCTGACGCCGGGCGGCCATATGCTGGACAACTACTACCGCGCCATCATCGTCGGCGGTTCGCGCGCCATCCGCGAGCCGGTCGGGCAGATGCTGATGAACTCGTTCATCTCGGCGATCGGCATCGCGATCGGCAAGATCTTCATCTCGATCCTGTCGGCCTACGCCGTGGTGTATTTCCGCTTTCCCTTCCGCAAGACCGCGTTCTGGATCATCTTCGTCACGCTGATGCTGCCGGTCGAGGTCCGCATCTATCCGACTTACAAGGTGATCGCCGACCTGAAGATGCTCGACACCTATGCCGGGCTGATCATGCCGCTGATCGCATCCGCCACGGGGACATTGCTGTTCCGGCAGTTCTTCATGACCATCCCCGAAGAACTCCTGGAAGCGTCGCGGATCGACGGCGCCGGCCCGTTCCGTTTCTTCTGGGATACGCTGCTGCCGCTGTCGATCACGACCATCGCCGCGCTGTTCGTGATCCAGTTCATCTATGGCTGGAATCAGTATCTGTGGCCTCTTTTGATCACCACGCAGGATTCGATGCAGACCATCGTCACCGGCATCAAGAAGATGCTGTACACGACCGACGAGCTGGCCGAATGGCAGCTCGCGATGGCCACCGCCATTCTCGCGATGCTGCCGCCGGTCGCGGTGGTGGTGTTCATGCAGCGGCTGTTCGTACGCGGCCTGGTCGAGACGGAGAAATAA